Proteins encoded in a region of the Lycorma delicatula isolate Av1 chromosome 6, ASM4794821v1, whole genome shotgun sequence genome:
- the LOC142326774 gene encoding uncharacterized protein LOC142326774 isoform X1: MFSYVLAIYCIIFLMIYTTAIHKTDLLSNSSSLFKNNIINSKHCYFDDNTLLKDQTKLSKNNQLNCIHLQVTKSINQVLKDKRVDGRLMNDDNIFFKRKLLLEKTNIYNENKKKIMKNINKNKIKEMRNINKSKIKEMKNINKNKIKEMKNKNKNKIKEMKNINKNKIKEMKNIENNKQFKVTKSRKHLKKYSKNDKSEEYKKKIRLLRQKSALIEINREEEEMKSSKMILLSSEIKRIHSIELLNKRKQRKVFNKTLKKYLKRQKNVKNDRLKKNFSKIKKRYTLLWRSRRPYSQKKFSRLTLRGNKLYKRTFTKKSRYTLRYRKSRLPFSVRAHTRRKVSHHYTKMPYTKRTGTYASRSTYQRRLFNKYKKRFSLKRGTYRIKYKFQIITRKGFTKVKYQKMKMVYSRRRYRSMKPYTRIYYSRWRSNKIKGNIKKKRSKMFNTNRKKNYTFSRRTIQNKSRRKVTKTSYTKKFFSRLSGYTKIRKSGTNKMQKINRKKTNYINKKIITYKNRDVKIKKYNRSLKYNVLRTIKRKLKTNRNHTRVKLKYTKMIKRRTGLTYSTKRKKNKFFTKRKGTYKKRSVKKIKTRKYRCTRIKKIGIQSDNQIRITNFTKGTYKLYSRKKNSITVTRRKPTGIKRITGYTKRKSKITRKNTFKVDFKVKKYFTVNKLL, from the exons ATGTTCAGTTATGTTTTAGCaatctattgtattatttttttaatgatttatacaaCTGCAATTCATAAAACCGATTTGCTATCTAACAgtagttcattatttaaaaacaatattataaacagtaaacattgttattttgatgacaatacattattaaaa GATCAAACTAAACTTAgcaaaaataatcagttaaactGCATTCATTTGCAAGTTACAAAATCTATCAATCAAGTGTTAAAAGATAAAAGAGTAGATGGTAGATTAATGAatgatgataatatatttttcaaaagaaaacttttattggaaaaaactaatatttataatgaaaataaaaagaagataatgaaaaatataaataaaaataaaataaaagaaatgagaaatataaataaaagtaaaataaaagaaatgaaaaatataaataaaaataaaataaaagaaatgaaaaataaaaataaaaataaaataaaagaaatgaaaaatataaataaaaataaaataaaagaaatgaaaaatattgaaaacaataaacaatttaaagtaacaaaaagtaGAAAGCatcttaaaaaatacagtaaaaacgaTAAAtcagaagaatataaaaagaaaattagattattaagaCAAAAATCTgctttaatagaaataaatagagaagaagaagaaatgaaaTCCTCAAAAATGATTCTTCTTTcatcagaaattaaaagaatacataGTATAGAGttacttaataaaagaaaacaacgtaaagtttttaacaaaaccttgaaaaaatatttaaaaaggcagaaaaacgtaaaaaacgacagactgaaaaaaaatttttcaaaaattaaaaaacgttataCGCTGTTGTGGAGAAGTAGAAGGCCATATTCACAGAAAAAGTTTTCAAGATTAACCTTAAGAgggaataaattatacaaaagaacCTTTACAAAAAAGTCCCGGTACACTTTGCGTTATAGAAAAAGTAGATTACCTTTTTCTGTAAGAGCTCATACAAGAAGAAAAGTTTCTCACCATTACACAAAGATGCCATATACAAAACGAACTGGAACTTATGCATCAAGGTCTACTTATCAGAGACGactctttaataaatataaaaaaagattttcacttaAAAGAGGGACttacagaataaaatacaaattccaGATAATTACGAGAAAAGGTTTTACTAaagttaaatatcaaaaaatgaaaatggtttaTTCTCGCCGTCGATATAGATCAATGAAGCCATATACTAGAATATATTACAGCCGATGGAGATCTAATAAAATTAAGGGCAATATTAAAAAGAAGagatcaaaaatgtttaatactaatcgaaagaaaaattatacattttcaagaaGAACAATTCAGAATAAAAGCAGAAGAAAAGTAACTAAAACcagttacacaaaaaaatttttttcaagattatcaggatatacaaaaataagaaaatcaggaactaataaaatgcagaaaataaacagaaagaaaaccaattatattaataaaaagataatcacatataaaaatagagatgttaagataaaaaaatataacagaagtcTGAAATATAATGTACTTAgaactataaaaagaaaattaaaaaccaatagaAATCATACCcgtgttaaattaaaatacacaaaaatgataaaaagacgTACAGGTTTGACGTATTCAacaaagaggaaaaaaaataaattttttacaaagaggaaaggaacatataaaaaaagaagtgttaaaaaaataaaaaccagaaagTACAGATGCACTAGGATTAAGAAAATAGGGATTCAGTCAGACAATCAAATTAGAATAACTAACTTTACAAAGGGTACTTACAAACtatattcaagaaaaaagaattcaattaCAGTTACGAGAAGGAAACCAACTGGAATAAAACGAATTACAGGATACACAAAAAGAAAGTCAAAGATCaccagaaaaaatacttttaaagttgattttaaagtaaagaaatattttactgtaaataaacttttatga
- the LOC142326774 gene encoding uncharacterized protein LOC142326774 isoform X2 codes for MFSYVLAIYCIIFLMIYTTAIHKTDLLSNSSSLFKNNIINSKHCYFDDNTLLKDQTKLSKNNQLNCIHLQVTKSINQVLKDKRVDGRLMNDDNIFFKRKLLLEKTNIYNENKKKIMKNINKNKIKEMRNINKSKIKEMKNINKNKIKEMKNKNKNKIKEMKNINKNKIKEMKNIENNKQFKVTKSRKHLKKYSKNDKSEEYKKKIRLLRQKSALIEINREEEEMKSSKMILLSSEIKRIHSIELLNKRKQRKVFNKTLKKYLKRQKNVKNDRLKKNFSKIKKRYTLLWRNRRPYSQKKFSRLTLRRNKLYKRTFTKKTRYTMSYRKTRLPFSVRAHTRRKVSHHYTKIPYTKRTGTYASRSTYQRRFSNKYKKRFSFKRGTYRMKYKFQIITRKGFTKVKYQKKKMVYSCRRYRSMKPYTRIYYSRWRSKKIKGNIKKKGSKKKRFITNRKKNYTFSRRTIQNKSRRKVTKTSYRKKFFSRLSGYTKIRKSGTDKMQKINRKKTNYINKKIIT; via the exons ATGTTCAGTTATGTTTTAGCaatctattgtattatttttttaatgatttatacaaCTGCAATTCATAAAACCGATTTGCTATCTAACAgtagttcattatttaaaaacaatattataaacagtaaacattgttattttgatgacaatacattattaaaa GATCAAACTAAACTTAgcaaaaataatcagttaaactGCATTCATTTGCAAGTTACAAAATCTATCAATCAAGTGTTAAAAGATAAAAGAGTAGATGGTAGATTAATGAatgatgataatatatttttcaaaagaaaacttttattggaaaaaactaatatttataatgaaaataaaaagaagataatgaaaaatataaataaaaataaaataaaagaaatgagaaatataaataaaagtaaaataaaagaaatgaaaaatataaataaaaataaaataaaagaaatgaaaaataaaaataaaaataaaataaaagaaatgaaaaatataaataaaaataaaataaaagaaatgaaaaatattgaaaacaataaacaatttaaagtaacaaaaagtaGAAAGCatcttaaaaaatacagtaaaaacgaTAAAtcagaagaatataaaaagaaaattagattattaagaCAAAAATCTgctttaatagaaataaatagagaagaagaagaaatgaaaTCCTCAAAAATGATTCTTCTTTcatcagaaattaaaagaatacataGTATAGAGttacttaataaaagaaaacaacgtaaagtttttaacaaaaccttgaaaaaatatttaaaaaggcagaaaaacgtaaaaaacgacagactgaaaaaaaatttttcaaaaattaaaaaacgttataCGCTGTTGTGGAGAAATAGAAGGCCATATTCACAGAAAAAGTTTTCAAGATTAACCTTAAGAaggaataaattatacaaaagaacCTTTACAAAAAAGACCCGGTACACTATGAGTTATAGAAAAACTAGATTACCTTTTTCTGTAAGAGCTCATACAAGAAGAAAAGTTTCTCACCATTACACAAAGATACCATATACAAAACGAACTGGAACTTATGCATCAAGGTCTACTTATCAGAGACGAttctctaataaatataaaaaaagattttcatttaaaagaggGACTTACAGAATGAAATACAAATTCCAGATAATTACGAGAAAAGGTTTTACTAaagttaaatatcaaaaaaagaaaatggtttaTTCTTGCCGTCGATATAGATCAATGAAGCCATATACTAGAATATATTACAGCCGATGgagatctaaaaaaattaagggcaatattaaaaagaaaggatcaaaaaagaagagatttattACTAatcgaaagaaaaattatacattttcaagaaGAACAATTCAGAATAAAAGCAGAAGAAAAGTAACTAAAAccagttacagaaaaaaatttttttcaagattatcaggatatacaaaaataagaaaatcaggaactgataaaatgcagaaaataaacagaaagaaaaccaattatattaataaaaagataatcacataa